The Anaerolineae bacterium genome has a segment encoding these proteins:
- a CDS encoding pentapeptide repeat-containing protein — translation MAEEMKRCPFCDEEIRASAIFCRHCKQWMPGYSYASAVRDIVLEKQVSDRQDVDLADIKNREEQLELALAWAKSDKIQSFKGFDLSIQNLSGVDLSGVDLTEADLRDTDLSGANLSGANLRKANLYSANLRGANLQKANLTGAYLREAILEKADLSNAILLRANLRGAFMDGITLYRVDMENANLKAADLRGANLRESYLKEADLGSTKMEGAILTGALLIRTDFTASDITAFQYRRAQTIEEIILPTGQVYSQ, via the coding sequence ATGGCTGAAGAAATGAAACGATGCCCTTTCTGCGATGAGGAAATCAGGGCCAGCGCCATATTCTGTAGACATTGCAAACAGTGGATGCCGGGTTATAGTTACGCATCGGCGGTGCGAGATATAGTTTTGGAAAAGCAGGTTTCGGACCGGCAAGACGTTGACTTGGCGGACATCAAGAATCGGGAGGAACAGCTTGAGCTGGCGTTGGCCTGGGCCAAGAGCGATAAGATCCAGAGTTTTAAGGGGTTTGATTTGTCTATCCAGAATTTGAGCGGAGTTGATTTAAGCGGAGTTGATTTAACAGAGGCGGATCTGCGAGATACCGACTTAAGCGGCGCAAATTTGAGCGGCGCAAATTTGCGCAAAGCCAACCTGTATAGCGCCAATCTTAGGGGAGCCAATTTACAAAAAGCTAATCTAACCGGGGCCTATCTAAGAGAGGCTATCTTGGAGAAGGCCGATTTGAGCAACGCTATTTTGCTGAGAGCCAATTTGCGGGGCGCATTTATGGATGGCATTACGCTATACCGGGTGGATATGGAAAACGCCAATTTGAAAGCGGCTGATTTGCGCGGGGCCAATCTGAGGGAGTCTTATCTAAAGGAAGCCGATCTGGGGTCTACCAAGATGGAAGGTGCCATCCTCACGGGGGCGTTGCTCATTAGAACCGATTTTACCGCTTCAGACATCACCGCCTTTCAATACAGGCGGGCGCAGACTATTGAGGAAATTATCTTGCCTACCGGCCAGGTATACAGCCAGTAG